Within Raphanus sativus cultivar WK10039 unplaced genomic scaffold, ASM80110v3 Scaffold0320, whole genome shotgun sequence, the genomic segment taatatagccGTTAGATCAATGTGTATCCAATCTTAGTAACCTGTTTATATAGTGATGTTAGATCTATCTACTTagagttgttcaaaaaaaaaaaaagatctatcTACTTAGTCCTCACAAGTCCTTGTCCTTTTTGTTACTTTTTCTATAACGTTTAGCATACGAAAAAAGTCTTATTCGTAAATATCACtgaaaaacagagtaaaagtGACGTTTATGGTATTCAGAGAGTCGAAAGATTCAAGGCCTAAGTTGCTGTCATATGTCTTTTGGTAGATGAGAAAGTGCTAATGCTATCTTATGTGATCTCAGTTCGTCCCATTGCTCGGTTCTATGGTTCTTCAGAGTCGGAGTTATCATTTATATCTTGGTCTAAAACCACATTCATCATCTTTATGTATGTAAATAGAACATTATCCCAGTCTAAATAATAATGGTCAAGACGTTTAAACAACATGCTTACTGTAATCATTTAGTacacaaagagaaaaagaacttacaaaatataaaagaacaaataaataaGCTAAGAACGAACTACAACAAATGTAAAAAACAAACATGCATGGACTTGGGCTATAACTATAATCATATGAAGCCTTACCACTAACTACTTGAGTATACCCCTTACCTGTCACAAAGTACAAAGATATTCATAGAAAAGTTACTCTTATTGATCATACAGACCTCTCTGTTTCTTTAAAGAGTCATGAGCTCTCTGGAAGTAGTAGACTCTGTCTTTGGGACGATCCAGTTGCCCACTACTCTCCCAAACAACCCTTCAAGCTTCTTGAACTCGAAAGGCTTCCAAATCTGTTGCTTCCTCTGAGACACATCAACAACGGAAGAAACACATCTCTTCTTCAGCTCTGAGTTCTCTTCTTTGAGCATTTGAATTGCTAAACTCATCTGCCTTATagcttctctcttctcttcatctttctctctcaccATTTCACCGTAAACCTTATTCTCCTCTCTCAGCCTCTCTATCTCTTCCTTCATAATCCCATCATCTCCATTAGCTTCACCATAATTGTCATCAGTCTcaccttcatcatcatcaacccACTTGTCTTCACCGTCATCCACTTCGGACTCAGCGTACTCTTCACGAGTCTCACAAGCCTCGGACCAGGAAGACTGGTCCCAAGTCGATGCTTTCTCATCACGATGATGACTCTCTGAGCCGTGTTTGTGCACAGAAGAGGGTCTCAACAAGTCGTACCTCTCGGCTAAGGAGCGATGGGAACGGTAGAAATCTTCGACCATAGCAACGAGCTCAGGCCTTTTCTTGTAATACATCTCAGCTCGTGCCGCGAACGAATCCGCATCCTCATCGATCACTCTCAGCATCTCCTTTGTCTTCTCATCCAACTCttcaaaattacaattttttttttaaaaaaagtcaGCAAGTCAAAATCTCTGTTGAAGTTAAAAAACACTTTTTGtcttaaaaaaacataaacacaGATTTGGTTTCCTTTTGTTGTCTCTTCATCCAAAttctcaaataaaaataaacacttTTGGTCAATACTAAGTCAAATGTTCTCAGAAAGTTAATACCTTTGGAAACCAATAGACATTAGCAGAATCAAAATTGAGGAAAGagatgtttttttaaaaaaaaactcttctcaGAACCCATAGAAAGAGAGATATCAGAGAGTGTAAGAAAGTTACCAGAGAGAGTAGAATGAAGCCATGGAGAGAAATTAGTGGTGTTGTGGTTCCCAATCCACCACCATTTTGATGAATCCATCACCATCGTTCTTCACTCTTCTTCAAAGCTTTTATCTCCACTCAAaatacaacaaacaaaaaaaaaaacagagattctTCAGTTTACAAGTTTTCACTCTTTGATTAGTTTCATCCTTCAGAAAGACAACAAAACGaagaaaggagaactcataGATTCGGTAATTACCAACCTCGGTGACGAACTAACCGTTTCTTTcctctgtcttcttcttcttctccgcctTGTAGATTTTTGTAGtcagacagagagagagagagcagttTTAAAGACATGTATTGTTACTTATCGGTCttttatcattaattatcaCTCTCTATCCAATAGCATATCGCCATGTGTAGTCATTAAAGAAACACAAAGCTTCTAAACATTTACATAGATACCCTTGGAGATCTAAGCGGCGGATGACATGGCAGCATTGGCGTTGTTCATATCAGCAAATGACGTCTTCACCCCTCTAtggattttggatttttatatACGTAATGAAACTACGAGGAGGGTAGCTTTGGAAATATATCCAGTTGATAGGGACGAAGGTTATTTTAATGGGCCCTACGAAGCCATGTGGGCCGTGGCGAGCGTTACACGCAAAAGGTCTTTGTGCAACGGTCGATAAACTCTTCGCCGCAACTTTACATGCTTTAGCGCAAATAATAGgacaaaaaacaataaaaaaaaataaaaaaaaattgatgaatttcattattttgttctttcttcCAATAAGACAACTCaatctttgaacaaaaaataaaagacaactcaatctttttattttactttttaacaaGTTTGCTTAAAGATGTTAATGGTGGTAACTAATCCCTGGCATTGAATAGTTGTTGTTATTCACGTTAGGTAGAATAGGGCAAAATAGGATTCATTTTCCATGTTTTTAGTGTAAAGAATAATAGGAcaatcaacaaacaaaaaacaacaatGCTCGACAAGGTGAATCCCTTTTTTTACCAAGTTTAGTGGTAGCTAATCTTGGCTTTAAACACCTATATATGAAGTTTAATGGTGATGAGATTTTGCCCTAGAGTAAGTATTAACATGTCCTATGTATGATGAAGATGTGCATCAATGTCCTATATATGATTAGATTACTGATAGGGGATATGGTTGTTTTAACTATTAAGCTTAATTTTGGAGACTATGACCTAACTGTGTACTCTCCAGCCAGCTTAACtttcaaatcattttctctcatTTAACGAGTTGAATTGGATGGGAGACTGTAGACAAACATGTCAGTTGTGAAAATACAGCATTGGTAAAACATACACATCAGCTAAGTTTATCTTGGTAGCCACTCAGCGTTTCAGACGCATGTTAACATGCACATCATCACCTTACAAAATCCATTTCCTTCCATCTTTTGAATAATCTAAATCCACTAAACAATAGAAACAACATGAACTCAGTCCTCAACAGAAAAACGTGGGCTATATCCACTCCTTGGGGTTGATACAAGCATCCAACAGCTTCCACTCTTCAGTCCCCTCTTCCGGTTTCTGCACCCAACAAAAAACACCATTACTACATTTGTGACACCTGAATGAGTTAAAGAGTTAGTGTGTCTTCAAAATTAGGAAAAGGAATTTACATGGTCATATTCCCATCTTGCTGACAGTGGAAGAGAGACAAGAATACTCTCTATTCTCCCTCCTGTCTTCAGACCAAATGTCGTTCCACGATCATATACCTTTCCAAATAAATACAACACATATTAGATAAGCAAGGTCATTAGCCAATGATTCAAGAGATGAGACGGACACAGTTGGTGCATGGCTGTCGTCAGCTCGTGCCATATTACCAAGTTGAATTCGACATATCTTCCTCTTCGCAGCTGCTGCCATGCCTTGTGCTGCTCTGTAAACTCCATGTCTTTCCTCTTCTCTACTATAGGTATATAAGCCGGTACCACTGAGTTCGCACATTCTGTTAAATCCCAAAAATCAACTAAAATTAGTCTACCAATAAAACTAACACGATTATAGTAAGTATCATCGTTCATAGTTCATATTACCAGTGGAGAAAGCCAGAAGCATCTCCTGATCATAATCATTAAGATCGTCAAAAAATATCCCTCCAAGTCCTCTTCTCTCATCACGGTGCTGCAAGCAAGCAAAgatcaaatagtttttttttttaaacattttcaaATTCCTCATACAAACAATAAGCTTATTGAACAAACTCTCATAACTAAGGCCTTCAATTCCATAAAATGACTAAGATGTCCCAAAAACAATAGCGAATTGCATGAAAATTAAAGGGCACACCTTGATATAAAAGTAGTCATCGCACCACTTCTTGAACCTTGGATAGAAAGAAGGGTCAAACTTGTCACACGCTTGCTTTTGAATCTACAAAACaagaaagataaatatatgataaaaaaaatactccAACAATCACAAAGCTTATTATATGTTTAGAGCAGGGAACAAGGTTTAAGAACCGAATGGAAATGCTTGACATCGTCTTCGAAGATGTAAGCTGGTGTGAAATCAGTTCCACCACCAAACCACCACTGCCTCGGAGCTCCAGGAACATCTACGCTTTCCAACAAAAACGACCCAAAATCATCATCAAAAGCTAACAACTTTACAAACTCTCACACAAAAAGACTCTATCTAACTTTTTTAATACCCTTGGGAGCATCAGTCTCGAAGTAACGATAGTTAAAATGCAGAGTCGGCGCGAAAGGGTTCTTGGGATGCAAAACAGAGCTAACCCCAGCTGCGAAGAACGGAACCGGACCAGGCTTCTGATCCGAAGAAGCAGAGCCTTTAGCTGCTCTGTAAGCTTCGGGAGGCATAACACCGTAAACCACGGAGACGTTCACCCCAGCTTTCTCGAACACGTTCCCGTCCTGCAGAACCCGGCTGATCCCGCCTCCTCCGCCGGGTCGAGACCAGACGTCTTCTCTGAACTTCGGACCGCCTTCGACTGCTTCGATGGCCTCGCAGACGCTGTCCTGCGCCGCTCGAATCATGGTCTCGAAACGAGCTCTGACCGAAGTTGGAGAAGAGGAAGGAGAGTGAGTGGAATCGTCGGAGTCTCTGAGGAAAGTGAAGGGTCGTTCGGTTTCGGGGACTTCTTTCTCGATTGAGACAGAGCAT encodes:
- the LOC108842080 gene encoding protein NETWORKED 3A; protein product: MVMDSSKWWWIGNHNTTNFSPWLHSTLSELDEKTKEMLRVIDEDADSFAARAEMYYKKRPELVAMVEDFYRSHRSLAERYDLLRPSSVHKHGSESHHRDEKASTWDQSSWSEACETREEYAESEVDDGEDKWVDDDEGETDDNYGEANGDDGIMKEEIERLREENKVYGEMVREKDEEKREAIRQMSLAIQMLKEENSELKKRCVSSVVDVSQRKQQIWKPFEFKKLEGLFGRVVGNWIVPKTESTTSRELMTL
- the LOC108815940 gene encoding coproporphyrinogen-III oxidase 1, chloroplastic; amino-acid sequence: MASLVSSPHALTLPFSSPHRLHHTLPNLSTLSFSRPIKNNSLRCSVSIEKEVPETERPFTFLRDSDDSTHSPSSSPTSVRARFETMIRAAQDSVCEAIEAVEGGPKFREDVWSRPGGGGGISRVLQDGNVFEKAGVNVSVVYGVMPPEAYRAAKGSASSDQKPGPVPFFAAGVSSVLHPKNPFAPTLHFNYRYFETDAPKDVPGAPRQWWFGGGTDFTPAYIFEDDVKHFHSIQKQACDKFDPSFYPRFKKWCDDYFYIKHRDERRGLGGIFFDDLNDYDQEMLLAFSTECANSVVPAYIPIVEKRKDMEFTEQHKAWQQLRRGRYVEFNLVYDRGTTFGLKTGGRIESILVSLPLSARWEYDHKPEEGTEEWKLLDACINPKEWI